In Halobaculum sp. XH14, a single genomic region encodes these proteins:
- a CDS encoding Rieske (2Fe-2S) protein has translation MSDEPARIAALEDVPGDTTLLFTVSDADGALEEAFLTRLSDGTVVAFRNVCQHWTDVRLDSGDGGLVRNGEVVCQKHGATFQLDTGICDFGPCEGAMLETVEVGVEDGSVVLTDEAYRFEHIGGSGVERDGDSGGRIDFTGS, from the coding sequence GTGAGCGACGAACCCGCCCGCATCGCCGCCCTCGAAGACGTGCCCGGGGACACGACGCTGCTGTTCACCGTCAGCGACGCGGACGGAGCCCTCGAGGAGGCGTTCCTCACGCGGCTCTCGGACGGCACGGTGGTCGCGTTCCGGAACGTCTGCCAGCACTGGACCGACGTCCGCCTCGACTCGGGCGACGGCGGACTGGTCAGAAACGGGGAAGTCGTCTGTCAGAAACACGGCGCGACGTTCCAGCTTGACACCGGCATCTGTGATTTCGGCCCTTGCGAGGGGGCGATGCTGGAGACGGTCGAGGTCGGCGTCGAGGACGGCTCGGTGGTGCTGACCGACGAGGCGTACCGCTTCGAGCACATCGGCGGGAGCGGCGTCGAGCGGGACGGCGACTCCGGGGGCCGCATCGACTTCACCGGCTCCTGA